The uncultured Sphaerochaeta sp. genome includes the window CTAAGCACCACCTATGAGGAAGCAGCATACATCGATGGCTGTTCCCCAATGGGGACCTTCTGGAGGATTATGTTCCCCTTGGTGCAACCGGGGATTATCACGGTTACCGTGTTCAACTTCATCACCATCTGGAACGAATACTTCATGTCAATGATTTTTGCAAACAAGCCAAAGGTGAGACCTGTCTCCGTTGGACTGTTCAATATGATCCAAGCCATGCGATACACAGGAGATTGGGGCGGGATGTTCGCCTCTGTCGTTATCGTTTTCCTCCCGACATTTCTCCTCTATATATTCCTTTCAGAGCGAATCATCCAAGGAGTAACAGCAGGAGCCATCAAAGGATAGAATCACACACTGTTCTTTCCACTTCACTCATCCCACTCAAAGAGGCCTGTATGCAGATTTCAGAATATAAGCTCCGCCAAGTTATCAATCATTTCGCCATTGAAGGTTCCCTGGCTTCCATCGAGGTCAACAAGGAAGGACATATCAACTCCACGTTCTTCACCACCTTCACGAATGAAGGAAGTGTCCAGAAATATACCCATCAACGAATAAACACCTTGGTGTTCAAGCAGCCGGTTGCCTTGATGGAGAATGTCAGTCTGGTTACCTCACACATACGATCAAAGCTATCCGGTCACTATGACAATGTTGAGCAACGGTGCCTGCGTGTCATACCTACCCGTTCTGGGGACAATGTGTATGTTGATGAGGATGGGGGGTATTGGAGAACTTACCAGTTCATCGATCACGTAAAAACCTTCAAGACGATAGCAAATGCAGAACAAGCATATCTCCTGGGTGAGGCCATTGGCAACTTCCAGTTGCAACTATCGGACTTCGATGGAAAACTGTTGCATGAAACCATTCCTCACTTCCATGATATGCGCCTACGCTATGAGCAACTGCAGGAAGCGATACTAATGAACCATAACAACCGAATAGAGCTAGTAGGAGCTGAACTAGAGTATCTTATGGAGAACAAGGAACGAGGATATATCCTCTGGGACAAACTGCAGGAAGAAAGACTTCCTGTACGGGTAACCCATAATGACACGAAAATCAACAATGTGTTGTTCAGCCTCGATGGGAAAGAAGCGCTCTGTATCATTGACCTTGATACCGTGATGCCTGGAACCATCCTTTTCGATACCGGAGATATGATCAGGACGGCAACCACAACAGCTGAGGAGGACGCCACTGATCTTTCCATAGTACACTGTGACACCTCACTCCACCATGCTTTACTGGAAGGATACTTCTCAAAAGCTGACTTCCTTACCCCGCTTGAACGATCTCTGGTGGTCGAATCAGGAAGAAATATCACCCAGATCATGGCAGTACGATTCTTGACGGATTTTCTCAATGGCGATCGCTACTATCATATTGATCGGGAGAACCAAAACCTTGATAGAGCGAGGAACCAGATTGCCCTCATGCAGGACATGGACAGCAAGTGGCAGACACTATCACAAGGAGTATAGAACATGACTTCAATTAAGAGCGGCACATTCAAGGCAAACGCAGCCTTACCTAATGGAGCCAATCCTCTTCCTTCCTTTAGAGACCCCAAACACGATGCCCTCGTAAGGGTAAAACCACAAGTTTCTTCTGAGTATACTGCTCTTATGGGCCTTGATTGCGGCAAGCGTTCTCTTCCCTACCAAATCCAAGACCGCTACGATAGAAACCGGGAAGAGCAAGATATTCCAGCAATCATCATGGAGAACGACTATCTCAAGGCAACCTTTCTCCCGACGCTTGGGGGAAGACTCATCAGTCTGTTCGACAAAGAAAATGACAGAGAACTGCTCTATTGCAATACGAGTCTCCAAGCTTGCAACCTTTCCAATCTTGATGCATGGTTTGCAGGAGGCATTGAGTGGAATATAGGCCAATATGGGCATGCCTTCACCACCTGCAGCGATGTATTTGCCTCGATTCAGAAAGATGAGGAGGGTGTGCAATTCTTGCGTCTCTTTGAATATGAGCGATGCAAGGGTCTTTGGTGGCATATCGACTTCCACTTGGGAGATACTTCCAGGCTATTGTATGCCCATAGCCATATCCACAACCTTTCCAGTGAGCGAAAATCCTTGTACTACTGGACAAATACTGCAGTACCAGTCACAGATAAGACACGCGTTCTTGCAAGTAGCAATGAAGCACTCTATCTGGATCCCTATGCAAAGAACAACACCCGACTCTTCGGACATATGAATATGCCCCAAATGGAGATCTACGAAGACATTGATTCCTCGTACCCGAACCAGTTCAAGGCATCAAACGAGTATTTCTTTCTTTGCGAAAAGAGCCCAATGCCATGGGAGTGCGCCATTGAAGGGGACGGCAGCGGCTTCTTTGAAGCTTCTACACCACCCTTGTCCTACAGGAAAATGTTCTGCTGGGGGAGTCATGCAGGGGGCAAGAGGTGGCAACGCTACCTTTCTGGGGACAGTGAAGCTGAATACATCGAGGTCCAAAGTGGCTTGGCTCCAAGTCAATTGCACGGCTCATATCTGGAGGCACAGAGTTCAATCTGCTGGACGCAGGCCTTCGGGTCTTTGGATATATCCCCACAAGAAGCCCACAGCCCACAATACGAAATTGCCATGCAGGCAGCAGAGGATACTATTCGTTTGATCATAGACGAAAAGAGACTCAGAGCTATGCATCAAACATGCCTCAAGGCAAGTGAACGCAGCCCTGAAATACTATTGAACAAAGGAAGCGGCTGGGGGTTTGTTGAGCAAAAGGCCCAAAACCTCTCACTACCGGTAGCGTTCCACTTTGGAATGGACAGCATCAAGGATCAGGAACTTCCATATCTTGGCCTGATAACAGAAGGTAAACTGCCGGTTATGAATCCCAATAGCCGACCTCTCAGTGCTCCTCCATGTTCCGATACGTGGAAAGCAATATTCATGGCTGCATTGAGAAACCCTTGCTTGACTATCCAAGAATCGGCCACCCTCAATCATTACCTTGGAATCATCCATTTGGAACAAGAAGAGGTATCATATGCCCAAACGTGTTGGCTTAAGACAATGGAGAATCTTCCAAACGCCTGGACCGCAAGAAATCTTGCACAACTGGAAATCAGAAGAGGTGAAGTGGAGGAAGCTCTTCGATGGTACTCCATCGCAAGCAACCTCTCTGGTTTTAAGGCTGACCCCGCTATTGCAGAAGAGTATTGTGCACTCTTGGTTGCTGAACAGAAAACCGCTAAAGCCCAGATGCTATTCCAGGATATTCCCTCCACTTGGATGGATTCAAGTGAAGCATTAAGAATTACCCGTGCAAAACTGGCTATTCAGGAGAAGAATGCCCCGCTCATCAAGCGTTTGGTCTTTGACAGGGAGATAGGGCATATCCGAGAAGGGGATACACCCCTGAACAGCTTATGGATCTCCTATCAATCCATCCTCTACAGTGAAGTACATCCTGAGGTATCCGAGGACGAAATAGCAAAGATTGTCAAGGAACGTTATCCAATTCCACAAGCCTTCAACTTCATGATGTTTAGGGAATGAATTCCCTTCTAACCGAGTGAAGAACCTAGGTCGAGACCCTGTTGGTATTTCTTCATGAACACTTCGAATGTTGATTCAGGAATGGGTTGCGTAAAATAGTTACCCTGCACATACGTACATCCAAGTGCCATGGCAGCATCGAGAACAACCTTGTTTTCAATTCCCTTTGCAAGAATTTCAACATCTCCCTTCTCTGCTGCCTCTTTCAATGCCGCATATACTTGTTGCAGCTGAGGAGAGAAAGCCCTGAAATCCAGCTTGATGATATCAAAATCTGCTCTCACCAATGCTTGAAGATCGAACGCCGTCTCAGTAAAGACATCAAGGGAAACCCTGAATCCAGTTTCTCGCAGTTCCTTGATCACCAATAGGGATTCAGGAAATGCCAAGGCAGAGTCTTTGATATCAAACTCTATCTGGGAGGGATGTAATCCATGCTGCTCCGCCAGAAAGAACATTCGTTTTGCAAATCCCTTCTCCAGGCTTTCATCACTCACATTGATTACCGTCTTGAAGGTATAGGGAATTATCCTCGCCATCATCATGCGACGAATGATTGAAAACGTCTTCGATATAATGGTCAAATCAATGGTCGTAATGTGGTGCAATTCACAAGCTACATCCCTGAACACCTGGGCTGATAACACCCTGAAGCCTCCAAGTTGCCATCTTGCCAAACTCTCAGCACCCACGACGGAGAGGGAAGCAGAATCGATGACCGGCTGGAAGAATGGATTGAACTCCTCTTCCCATCCTTCAGTCAGGAATCCCTGTTTGCATTCATCTATATCCAGTTTTCTTGCTCGTATCACTTCATCAGCTACAAGGAATTTCTTGCGACTCTTCCTTGCTGTCTCTTCGGTGACATAAGCCAGATCGACAAGTTGCTCAAGGGTATCCATCTTATACCGTAGACCAGAGGAGGCACACCCAACGGTTACCGCAAATGGTGGTAGCCGGCTCGTATCCATGGAACCGAGCAATCCATTGATGCGGTCTGTGATGGTTTGGCATACGATGGTCTGGTACTCAACTTTCTCCTTCTCATCGGCTTCGGTTGATGAGGGAAAATCCCGGAGTATGGCAAACTCATCATGAGTCATCCTCTGGACATTCCCCACCCCAAAATAGCCCATAAGCTCTTGCGTACAACGAGTATACACCACTTCCAGTTCCTGACGATCAACGCAGGATTGGAAAACCCCTCTTGCATGTATGGAAACGTAGAGGCAGAACACCGAGTCCAAATTGGCTTGATGACTTTTCAGCCATCTTGTAAGCGACCTATTGGAAAATCCCCAGGGTCCTGTTTTTCCGGAAATCAGGAACCCAATGCTCATACTGATGAGAAATAGCAGGGCAAAGGAGAGACTGAGAATAAATCTTGTGTAATAGAGACTGGTCAATAGTGCGAGGAAGAAGACACTTCCAACTACCATACAGTGACGTTGCATGATTCTCATAAGGCGTTCCTTTTCAGTAGAAATTGGGGATCAGACCTTTCCTTCCCATTCAGGAAAGAAAGGTCTGCGCTCATCCCTTCACTTAATCGGTTGGCTTTACGAAATAGCTTCCCCGGTTCTTCAGCAAAAGCTTGGTTCCATCAACCACTGCCGTCATGGGACGCTTGGAGATGTGGAAATCCATACCAACCTTACGATGGAGGAACTCATCAACACCATCGATCATTGCTCCTCCTCCGCTGACGTAGATTCCATTCACGATAATATCGGAAGAGAGCTCAGGCGGGGTGTTCTGCAGTACCTTCAATACCATGGTGGCAATTGATTCAAATGGCTTGACCAGAACATCACGGATTTCGTTCTCATGTATCGTAATTTTCTTGGGAAGTCCGGTAACTACATCCCGTCCACTTACCCAGGTCTCCTTCGGACTCTCAATCTTCTGTCGCAAGGAACCGATTTCTACCTTGATCCGCTCTGCAGTTTTCTTTCCGATCAGCAGTCCATGCTTATACTGCATGTGGTCCATGATCTCACTATCAAAATAGTTACCTGCAATACGATTGGACTCAGACACCACAATATCGCCCAAGGAGAGTACACCTATATCTGTGGATCCTCCCCCAATATCAATGATCATCGATCCATTGCTGCTGAAGATATCAAGGCCTGACCCGATTGCTCCAGCTTTCACTTCCTGCTCAATGAATACATCCTTGACCCCAAGCTTATTGCCAAGGTCCATGAATGAGTCCCGCTCCAACTGAGTTACCTCAGAAGGACAGCAGAGCAAAAGCGTTGATTCTGTGATATCGATATTGATGTTCTCAATCTTATGCAGGGAGATCTCGATGAGCTTCTTGGTTGCCTCGATATCTGAAATGACACCTTGGTTCAGCGGACTGACTATCTTGATACCATGATGACCCTTTCCGATCATGTTGGCTGCCATGGTTCCTGTAGCCAGCACCTCATTGGTTTCATAGTCAAATGCGATTACCGAAGGTTCATTCGTGATGATTCCTTCTCCTTCAACATAAACAAGGATGTTTGCGGTACCCAAGTCTATTCCAATATTTTTCCCAACAACGCTTTTTGTCTCTTTCTCTTGTTTTCGAATGGTGATTGCCATGATGAAAATCTCCTACAGTTGAAGCGGATTAACGAGATAGTCTCCGCGGTTTTTCAGTAAATACTTAGTACCTTCTGCAACACAAGTAAGCGGGTTCTGGACCACTTTCACAGGAACCTGAATCCGTTCCTTTATGTACTCCTCAATCCCACGGATCATGGCACATCCACCGGTGAGTAGGATGCCATGCTTATAAATGTCTGCAGATAATTCGGGTGGGGTATCCTTTAACACTCCAGTGATAAGTTTTACGATTTCATCAAATACTGGCGTCAATACCGTTTGGACTTCCTGGGTTGAAAGCATGACCCACTTGGGAATTCCCTTCACCATGTCTCTTCCTGCATACCGATTCACGACGTTTTTTGCGTCTACATGCAAGTCACCCAATTCAATCTTCATTTTCTCGGCTGTTAGTTCTCCGATCTCAACGCTTTGGGTCTTTTTCACGTATTTGGAGATTTCATCATCCATGAAACTTCCAGCTTTTCGTATGGTTCGAGAAAGCACGATATCACCGAAAGAAATAATACCGACGTCCGTAGTACCTCCTCCAATATCGACAACCATCACCCCTTTGGATTTAAAGATATCCACCCCGGCGCCCAGTGCTCCAGACTTGATCTCTTCCTCGATGAACACATCGGTGATCTTCATTTTGGCTGCAAGATCAGCCATAACATCGCGTTCAATCTTTGTCACTTCAGACGGACAACAGATTACACAGGTTGTCTTTGAGAGGTCTTTCTCTGTGAGATTCTCAATCTTTCCAAGCACATACGTCAACAAAGCCTTTGCTGCACGCATATCTGAGATAACACCATTCTTTAATGGTTTTATCACTGCAATTTTGGAGTGGACCTTACCCAACATTCTATGGGCATCCTCTCCAGCCGCTACGATTTTCCCGGATTCTCTATCAAACGCAATTACTGCAGGTTCATTGAATATGATTCCTTTCTTTTCAAGGAACACCAATAAATTTGCGGTTCCGAGATCTATTCCCAACCCAAGTTTGTC containing:
- a CDS encoding aminoglycoside phosphotransferase family protein, whose protein sequence is MQISEYKLRQVINHFAIEGSLASIEVNKEGHINSTFFTTFTNEGSVQKYTHQRINTLVFKQPVALMENVSLVTSHIRSKLSGHYDNVEQRCLRVIPTRSGDNVYVDEDGGYWRTYQFIDHVKTFKTIANAEQAYLLGEAIGNFQLQLSDFDGKLLHETIPHFHDMRLRYEQLQEAILMNHNNRIELVGAELEYLMENKERGYILWDKLQEERLPVRVTHNDTKINNVLFSLDGKEALCIIDLDTVMPGTILFDTGDMIRTATTTAEEDATDLSIVHCDTSLHHALLEGYFSKADFLTPLERSLVVESGRNITQIMAVRFLTDFLNGDRYYHIDRENQNLDRARNQIALMQDMDSKWQTLSQGV
- a CDS encoding DUF5107 domain-containing protein: MTSIKSGTFKANAALPNGANPLPSFRDPKHDALVRVKPQVSSEYTALMGLDCGKRSLPYQIQDRYDRNREEQDIPAIIMENDYLKATFLPTLGGRLISLFDKENDRELLYCNTSLQACNLSNLDAWFAGGIEWNIGQYGHAFTTCSDVFASIQKDEEGVQFLRLFEYERCKGLWWHIDFHLGDTSRLLYAHSHIHNLSSERKSLYYWTNTAVPVTDKTRVLASSNEALYLDPYAKNNTRLFGHMNMPQMEIYEDIDSSYPNQFKASNEYFFLCEKSPMPWECAIEGDGSGFFEASTPPLSYRKMFCWGSHAGGKRWQRYLSGDSEAEYIEVQSGLAPSQLHGSYLEAQSSICWTQAFGSLDISPQEAHSPQYEIAMQAAEDTIRLIIDEKRLRAMHQTCLKASERSPEILLNKGSGWGFVEQKAQNLSLPVAFHFGMDSIKDQELPYLGLITEGKLPVMNPNSRPLSAPPCSDTWKAIFMAALRNPCLTIQESATLNHYLGIIHLEQEEVSYAQTCWLKTMENLPNAWTARNLAQLEIRRGEVEEALRWYSIASNLSGFKADPAIAEEYCALLVAEQKTAKAQMLFQDIPSTWMDSSEALRITRAKLAIQEKNAPLIKRLVFDREIGHIREGDTPLNSLWISYQSILYSEVHPEVSEDEIAKIVKERYPIPQAFNFMMFRE
- a CDS encoding EAL domain-containing protein, which translates into the protein MRIMQRHCMVVGSVFFLALLTSLYYTRFILSLSFALLFLISMSIGFLISGKTGPWGFSNRSLTRWLKSHQANLDSVFCLYVSIHARGVFQSCVDRQELEVVYTRCTQELMGYFGVGNVQRMTHDEFAILRDFPSSTEADEKEKVEYQTIVCQTITDRINGLLGSMDTSRLPPFAVTVGCASSGLRYKMDTLEQLVDLAYVTEETARKSRKKFLVADEVIRARKLDIDECKQGFLTEGWEEEFNPFFQPVIDSASLSVVGAESLARWQLGGFRVLSAQVFRDVACELHHITTIDLTIISKTFSIIRRMMMARIIPYTFKTVINVSDESLEKGFAKRMFFLAEQHGLHPSQIEFDIKDSALAFPESLLVIKELRETGFRVSLDVFTETAFDLQALVRADFDIIKLDFRAFSPQLQQVYAALKEAAEKGDVEILAKGIENKVVLDAAMALGCTYVQGNYFTQPIPESTFEVFMKKYQQGLDLGSSLG
- a CDS encoding rod shape-determining protein: MAITIRKQEKETKSVVGKNIGIDLGTANILVYVEGEGIITNEPSVIAFDYETNEVLATGTMAANMIGKGHHGIKIVSPLNQGVISDIEATKKLIEISLHKIENINIDITESTLLLCCPSEVTQLERDSFMDLGNKLGVKDVFIEQEVKAGAIGSGLDIFSSNGSMIIDIGGGSTDIGVLSLGDIVVSESNRIAGNYFDSEIMDHMQYKHGLLIGKKTAERIKVEIGSLRQKIESPKETWVSGRDVVTGLPKKITIHENEIRDVLVKPFESIATMVLKVLQNTPPELSSDIIVNGIYVSGGGAMIDGVDEFLHRKVGMDFHISKRPMTAVVDGTKLLLKNRGSYFVKPTD
- a CDS encoding rod shape-determining protein codes for the protein MSAAMVHDKLGLGIDLGTANLLVFLEKKGIIFNEPAVIAFDRESGKIVAAGEDAHRMLGKVHSKIAVIKPLKNGVISDMRAAKALLTYVLGKIENLTEKDLSKTTCVICCPSEVTKIERDVMADLAAKMKITDVFIEEEIKSGALGAGVDIFKSKGVMVVDIGGGTTDVGIISFGDIVLSRTIRKAGSFMDDEISKYVKKTQSVEIGELTAEKMKIELGDLHVDAKNVVNRYAGRDMVKGIPKWVMLSTQEVQTVLTPVFDEIVKLITGVLKDTPPELSADIYKHGILLTGGCAMIRGIEEYIKERIQVPVKVVQNPLTCVAEGTKYLLKNRGDYLVNPLQL